In one Takifugu flavidus isolate HTHZ2018 chromosome 9, ASM371156v2, whole genome shotgun sequence genomic region, the following are encoded:
- the sytl4 gene encoding synaptotagmin-like protein 4 isoform X3 → MPQAAEAINLSFLSEYEQELILEVLRRDEELRQAEDRRVRKLKGELLDVKRKGAKRGSGKYSPRSCGRCLEPLSILTVFSSQCKVCNHDVCQSCRTVYPNGSWLCSVCAKESDLKKQTGDWFYDQRVNRFSALPGRDLVKVSLKKKVQSKRETTGEAILRSAEVNPGLPVPLPRNRSRDPPGGIKGFSENSGFHASRESVESKEESWAKPSQSDTESAENGSIISNKTGTESGCVTPEQQRRDGRLVPASPPGSGIATAAVPPREADSEASSARPSLDLDVERLFKKSIKRDPRANEYLSTLDLRDGSARTGASMGTRSRSVPGLDTREDGEEEEEEEDIDKLVSFHKRSMASSSSSLYSKSTLGSLMSIYSETGDFDSVEVSGDVVFSLSYDNTTSSLQVFIKECHGLAYGDASRRLSNPYVKCYLLPDKTRQSKRKTGVKRNTVDPVYNETLQYSINRSQLLTRSVLISVWHHGRLSRNTFLGEAEIPLDSRDLESTHLDRVALLAKQDAAPPPSLFSHYKGELVISLKFIPPKKSPFPLSKGKKEELEDGGELHVLIKEAKNLVGVKLGATLDTFVKGYLFPIKAKSTKRKTRLVKKNLNPHYDYIFVYKELSLEQLQEMCLELTVWDKETVVSNEFLGGVRLSSGKGRVLIGKEEVEMDSVGEEVSLWEKMMQYPDSWAEGTLPLRSTMKKGN, encoded by the exons ATGCCTCAGGCCGCAGAGGCCATCAACCTGAGCTTCCTGTCCGAGTACGAGCAGGAGCTGATCCTGGAGGTGCTGCGGCGGGACGAGGAGCTGAGGCAGGCCGAGGACCGGCGCGTGCG GAAGTTAAAGGGGGAGCTGCTGGACGTGAAGCGGAAAGGCGCCAAACGCGGCAGCGGCAAATACAGTCCGCGCAGCTGCGGCAGGTGCCTGGAGCCCCTGAGCATCCTGACTGTTTTCTCCAGCCAGTGTAAGGTGTGCAACCACGACGTGTGTCAGAGCTGCCGGACCGTCTACCCCAACGGCTCCTGGCTGTGCAGCGTCTGCGCCAAAGAGTC GGATCTGAAGAAGCAGACGGGGGACTGGTTCTACGATCAGAGGGTGAACCGTTTCTCGGCGCTGCCTGGACGCGACTTGGTTAAAGTCTCGCTGAAAAAGAAGGTTCAGT CTAAGCGTGAGACCACTGGGGAAGCGATTCTGAGAAGCGCTGAAGTAAATCCAGGCCTTCCCGTCCCCCTGCCACGAAATAGATCCAGGGATCCCCCCGGCGGCATCAAAGG TTTCAGTGAAAATTCAGGATTTCACGCTTCCCGGGAATCGGTCGAATCAAAAGAAGAGAGCTGGGCCAAGCCCTCGCAAAGTGACACCGAGTCGGCAGAGAACGGAAGCATAATCAGCAATAAGACGGGGACGGAGTCTGGCTGCGTGACCCCCGAGCAGCAACG GAGAGACGGCCGGTTGGTTCCTGCCAGCCCACCAGGCTCCGGCATCGCCACCGCCGCCGTCCCGCCCAGAGAAGCGGACTCG GAGGCGTCATCGGCGCGTCCGAGCCTGGATCTGGATGTTGAAAGGCTCTTTAAGAAAAGCATCAAACGGGACCCGCGGGCCAACG agtattTATCAACTCTAGACCTACGTGATGGATCTGCCAGGACAGGGGCCTCGATGGGGACGAGGAGCCGCTCTGTACCAGGATTGGATACACGG gaagatggagaggaggaggaggaggaggaagatatTGACAAACTGGTCAGTTTCCATAAAAGATCAATGGCGTCCAGCTCGTCCAGCCTGTACTCGAAG AGTACGCTGGGCAGCCTCATGAGCATTTACAGCGAGACGGGCGACTTTGACAGCGTGGAGGTGAGCGGAGACGTCGTCTTCTCCCTCAGCTACGACAACACCACAAGCAGCCTGCAGGTCTTCATCAAGGAGTGCCACGGGCTGGCGTACGGTGACGCCTCGCGGCGCCTTTCCAACCC ctACGTCAAATGTTATCTGCTCCCCGACAAAACGCGCCAGAGCAAGAGGAAGACCGGCGTCAAGAGGAACACGGTGGACCCCGTCTACAACGAGACCCTGCAG TATTCCATCAACCGCTCCCAGCTGCTCACTCGCTCCGTCCTGATCTCCGTTTGGCACCACGGTCGGCTGAGCCGCAACACCTTCCTGGGCGAGGCGGAGATTCCTCTGGACAGCCGAGACCTTGAGTCAACACACCTGGACCGCGTGGCGCTCCTGGCGAAG CAGGACGCTGCTCCTCCCCCTTCACTTTTCAGTCACTACAAAGGAGAGCTGGTGATTTCCTTGAAGTTTATCCCCCCTAAGAAGTCGCCGTTTCCCTTATCAAAAG gaaaaaaggaggagctggaggacggaggagaacTGCACGTCCTCATCAAGGAAGCCAAAAACCTCGTTGGGGTGAAACTGGGGGCAACGCTGGATACGTTTGTGAAAGG TTACTTGTTCCCGATCAAGGCGAAGAGCACGAAGAGGAAGACCAGGCTGGTGAAGAAGAACCTCAACCCTCATTACGACTACATATTTGTCTACAAGGAGCTCagtctggagcagctgcaggagatgtgTCTGGAGCTGACCGTGTGGGATAAGGAGACTGTGGTGAGCAACGAGTTCCTGGGAGGAGTCCGTCTAAGCTCTGGCAAAG GCAGAGTATTAATaggaaaagaggaggtggagatggactCAGTGGGAGAGGAAGTGAGTCTGTGGGAGAAGATGATGCAGTACCCGGACTCGTGGGCAGAGGGCACTCTTCCGCTGCGATCCACCATGAAAAAGGGCAACTGA
- the sytl4 gene encoding synaptotagmin-like protein 4 isoform X5: MPQAAEAINLSFLSEYEQELILEVLRRDEELRQAEDRRVRKLKGELLDVKRKGAKRGSGKYSPRSCGRCLEPLSILTVFSSQCKVCNHDVCQSCRTVYPNGSWLCSVCAKESDLKKQTGDWFYDQRVNRFSALPGRDLVKVSLKKKVQSKRETTGEAILRSAEVNPGLPVPLPRNRSRDPPGGIKGSFSENSGFHASRESVESKEESWAKPSQSDTESAENGSIISNKTGTESGCVTPEQQRRDGRLVPASPPGSGIATAAVPPREADSEASSARPSLDLDVERLFKKSIKRDPRANEYLSTLDLRDGSARTGASMGTRSRSVPGLDTRSTLGSLMSIYSETGDFDSVEVSGDVVFSLSYDNTTSSLQVFIKECHGLAYGDASRRLSNPYVKCYLLPDKTRQSKRKTGVKRNTVDPVYNETLQYSINRSQLLTRSVLISVWHHGRLSRNTFLGEAEIPLDSRDLESTHLDRVALLAKQDAAPPPSLFSHYKGELVISLKFIPPKKSPFPLSKGKKEELEDGGELHVLIKEAKNLVGVKLGATLDTFVKGYLFPIKAKSTKRKTRLVKKNLNPHYDYIFVYKELSLEQLQEMCLELTVWDKETVVSNEFLGGVRLSSGKGRVLIGKEEVEMDSVGEEVSLWEKMMQYPDSWAEGTLPLRSTMKKGN, from the exons ATGCCTCAGGCCGCAGAGGCCATCAACCTGAGCTTCCTGTCCGAGTACGAGCAGGAGCTGATCCTGGAGGTGCTGCGGCGGGACGAGGAGCTGAGGCAGGCCGAGGACCGGCGCGTGCG GAAGTTAAAGGGGGAGCTGCTGGACGTGAAGCGGAAAGGCGCCAAACGCGGCAGCGGCAAATACAGTCCGCGCAGCTGCGGCAGGTGCCTGGAGCCCCTGAGCATCCTGACTGTTTTCTCCAGCCAGTGTAAGGTGTGCAACCACGACGTGTGTCAGAGCTGCCGGACCGTCTACCCCAACGGCTCCTGGCTGTGCAGCGTCTGCGCCAAAGAGTC GGATCTGAAGAAGCAGACGGGGGACTGGTTCTACGATCAGAGGGTGAACCGTTTCTCGGCGCTGCCTGGACGCGACTTGGTTAAAGTCTCGCTGAAAAAGAAGGTTCAGT CTAAGCGTGAGACCACTGGGGAAGCGATTCTGAGAAGCGCTGAAGTAAATCCAGGCCTTCCCGTCCCCCTGCCACGAAATAGATCCAGGGATCCCCCCGGCGGCATCAAAGG CAGTTTCAGTGAAAATTCAGGATTTCACGCTTCCCGGGAATCGGTCGAATCAAAAGAAGAGAGCTGGGCCAAGCCCTCGCAAAGTGACACCGAGTCGGCAGAGAACGGAAGCATAATCAGCAATAAGACGGGGACGGAGTCTGGCTGCGTGACCCCCGAGCAGCAACG GAGAGACGGCCGGTTGGTTCCTGCCAGCCCACCAGGCTCCGGCATCGCCACCGCCGCCGTCCCGCCCAGAGAAGCGGACTCG GAGGCGTCATCGGCGCGTCCGAGCCTGGATCTGGATGTTGAAAGGCTCTTTAAGAAAAGCATCAAACGGGACCCGCGGGCCAACG agtattTATCAACTCTAGACCTACGTGATGGATCTGCCAGGACAGGGGCCTCGATGGGGACGAGGAGCCGCTCTGTACCAGGATTGGATACACGG AGTACGCTGGGCAGCCTCATGAGCATTTACAGCGAGACGGGCGACTTTGACAGCGTGGAGGTGAGCGGAGACGTCGTCTTCTCCCTCAGCTACGACAACACCACAAGCAGCCTGCAGGTCTTCATCAAGGAGTGCCACGGGCTGGCGTACGGTGACGCCTCGCGGCGCCTTTCCAACCC ctACGTCAAATGTTATCTGCTCCCCGACAAAACGCGCCAGAGCAAGAGGAAGACCGGCGTCAAGAGGAACACGGTGGACCCCGTCTACAACGAGACCCTGCAG TATTCCATCAACCGCTCCCAGCTGCTCACTCGCTCCGTCCTGATCTCCGTTTGGCACCACGGTCGGCTGAGCCGCAACACCTTCCTGGGCGAGGCGGAGATTCCTCTGGACAGCCGAGACCTTGAGTCAACACACCTGGACCGCGTGGCGCTCCTGGCGAAG CAGGACGCTGCTCCTCCCCCTTCACTTTTCAGTCACTACAAAGGAGAGCTGGTGATTTCCTTGAAGTTTATCCCCCCTAAGAAGTCGCCGTTTCCCTTATCAAAAG gaaaaaaggaggagctggaggacggaggagaacTGCACGTCCTCATCAAGGAAGCCAAAAACCTCGTTGGGGTGAAACTGGGGGCAACGCTGGATACGTTTGTGAAAGG TTACTTGTTCCCGATCAAGGCGAAGAGCACGAAGAGGAAGACCAGGCTGGTGAAGAAGAACCTCAACCCTCATTACGACTACATATTTGTCTACAAGGAGCTCagtctggagcagctgcaggagatgtgTCTGGAGCTGACCGTGTGGGATAAGGAGACTGTGGTGAGCAACGAGTTCCTGGGAGGAGTCCGTCTAAGCTCTGGCAAAG GCAGAGTATTAATaggaaaagaggaggtggagatggactCAGTGGGAGAGGAAGTGAGTCTGTGGGAGAAGATGATGCAGTACCCGGACTCGTGGGCAGAGGGCACTCTTCCGCTGCGATCCACCATGAAAAAGGGCAACTGA
- the sytl4 gene encoding synaptotagmin-like protein 4 isoform X6 — translation MPQAAEAINLSFLSEYEQELILEVLRRDEELRQAEDRRVRKLKGELLDVKRKGAKRGSGKYSPRSCGRCLEPLSILTVFSSQCKVCNHDVCQSCRTVYPNGSWLCSVCAKESDLKKQTGDWFYDQRVNRFSALPGRDLVKVSLKKKVQSKRETTGEAILRSAEVNPGLPVPLPRNRSRDPPGGIKGSFSENSGFHASRESVESKEESWAKPSQSDTESAENGSIISNKTGTESGCVTPEQQRRDGRLVPASPPGSGIATAAVPPREADSEASSARPSLDLDVERLFKKSIKRDPRANDLRDGSARTGASMGTRSRSVPGLDTRSTLGSLMSIYSETGDFDSVEVSGDVVFSLSYDNTTSSLQVFIKECHGLAYGDASRRLSNPYVKCYLLPDKTRQSKRKTGVKRNTVDPVYNETLQYSINRSQLLTRSVLISVWHHGRLSRNTFLGEAEIPLDSRDLESTHLDRVALLAKQDAAPPPSLFSHYKGELVISLKFIPPKKSPFPLSKGKKEELEDGGELHVLIKEAKNLVGVKLGATLDTFVKGYLFPIKAKSTKRKTRLVKKNLNPHYDYIFVYKELSLEQLQEMCLELTVWDKETVVSNEFLGGVRLSSGKGRVLIGKEEVEMDSVGEEVSLWEKMMQYPDSWAEGTLPLRSTMKKGN, via the exons ATGCCTCAGGCCGCAGAGGCCATCAACCTGAGCTTCCTGTCCGAGTACGAGCAGGAGCTGATCCTGGAGGTGCTGCGGCGGGACGAGGAGCTGAGGCAGGCCGAGGACCGGCGCGTGCG GAAGTTAAAGGGGGAGCTGCTGGACGTGAAGCGGAAAGGCGCCAAACGCGGCAGCGGCAAATACAGTCCGCGCAGCTGCGGCAGGTGCCTGGAGCCCCTGAGCATCCTGACTGTTTTCTCCAGCCAGTGTAAGGTGTGCAACCACGACGTGTGTCAGAGCTGCCGGACCGTCTACCCCAACGGCTCCTGGCTGTGCAGCGTCTGCGCCAAAGAGTC GGATCTGAAGAAGCAGACGGGGGACTGGTTCTACGATCAGAGGGTGAACCGTTTCTCGGCGCTGCCTGGACGCGACTTGGTTAAAGTCTCGCTGAAAAAGAAGGTTCAGT CTAAGCGTGAGACCACTGGGGAAGCGATTCTGAGAAGCGCTGAAGTAAATCCAGGCCTTCCCGTCCCCCTGCCACGAAATAGATCCAGGGATCCCCCCGGCGGCATCAAAGG CAGTTTCAGTGAAAATTCAGGATTTCACGCTTCCCGGGAATCGGTCGAATCAAAAGAAGAGAGCTGGGCCAAGCCCTCGCAAAGTGACACCGAGTCGGCAGAGAACGGAAGCATAATCAGCAATAAGACGGGGACGGAGTCTGGCTGCGTGACCCCCGAGCAGCAACG GAGAGACGGCCGGTTGGTTCCTGCCAGCCCACCAGGCTCCGGCATCGCCACCGCCGCCGTCCCGCCCAGAGAAGCGGACTCG GAGGCGTCATCGGCGCGTCCGAGCCTGGATCTGGATGTTGAAAGGCTCTTTAAGAAAAGCATCAAACGGGACCCGCGGGCCAACG ACCTACGTGATGGATCTGCCAGGACAGGGGCCTCGATGGGGACGAGGAGCCGCTCTGTACCAGGATTGGATACACGG AGTACGCTGGGCAGCCTCATGAGCATTTACAGCGAGACGGGCGACTTTGACAGCGTGGAGGTGAGCGGAGACGTCGTCTTCTCCCTCAGCTACGACAACACCACAAGCAGCCTGCAGGTCTTCATCAAGGAGTGCCACGGGCTGGCGTACGGTGACGCCTCGCGGCGCCTTTCCAACCC ctACGTCAAATGTTATCTGCTCCCCGACAAAACGCGCCAGAGCAAGAGGAAGACCGGCGTCAAGAGGAACACGGTGGACCCCGTCTACAACGAGACCCTGCAG TATTCCATCAACCGCTCCCAGCTGCTCACTCGCTCCGTCCTGATCTCCGTTTGGCACCACGGTCGGCTGAGCCGCAACACCTTCCTGGGCGAGGCGGAGATTCCTCTGGACAGCCGAGACCTTGAGTCAACACACCTGGACCGCGTGGCGCTCCTGGCGAAG CAGGACGCTGCTCCTCCCCCTTCACTTTTCAGTCACTACAAAGGAGAGCTGGTGATTTCCTTGAAGTTTATCCCCCCTAAGAAGTCGCCGTTTCCCTTATCAAAAG gaaaaaaggaggagctggaggacggaggagaacTGCACGTCCTCATCAAGGAAGCCAAAAACCTCGTTGGGGTGAAACTGGGGGCAACGCTGGATACGTTTGTGAAAGG TTACTTGTTCCCGATCAAGGCGAAGAGCACGAAGAGGAAGACCAGGCTGGTGAAGAAGAACCTCAACCCTCATTACGACTACATATTTGTCTACAAGGAGCTCagtctggagcagctgcaggagatgtgTCTGGAGCTGACCGTGTGGGATAAGGAGACTGTGGTGAGCAACGAGTTCCTGGGAGGAGTCCGTCTAAGCTCTGGCAAAG GCAGAGTATTAATaggaaaagaggaggtggagatggactCAGTGGGAGAGGAAGTGAGTCTGTGGGAGAAGATGATGCAGTACCCGGACTCGTGGGCAGAGGGCACTCTTCCGCTGCGATCCACCATGAAAAAGGGCAACTGA
- the sytl4 gene encoding synaptotagmin-like protein 4 isoform X2, with the protein MPQAAEAINLSFLSEYEQELILEVLRRDEELRQAEDRRVRKLKGELLDVKRKGAKRGSGKYSPRSCGRCLEPLSILTVFSSQCKVCNHDVCQSCRTVYPNGSWLCSVCAKESDLKKQTGDWFYDQRVNRFSALPGRDLVKVSLKKKVQSKRETTGEAILRSAEVNPGLPVPLPRNRSRDPPGGIKGSFSENSGFHASRESVESKEESWAKPSQSDTESAENGSIISNKTGTESGCVTPEQQRRDGRLVPASPPGSGIATAAVPPREADSEASSARPSLDLDVERLFKKSIKRDPRANEYLSTLDLRDGSARTGASMGTRSRSVPGLDTREDGEEEEEEEDIDKLVSFHKRSMASSSSSLYSKSTLGSLMSIYSETGDFDSVEVSGDVVFSLSYDNTTSSLQVFIKECHGLAYGDASRRLSNPYVKCYLLPDKTRQSKRKTGVKRNTVDPVYNETLQYSINRSQLLTRSVLISVWHHGRLSRNTFLGEAEIPLDSRDLESTHLDRVALLAKDAAPPPSLFSHYKGELVISLKFIPPKKSPFPLSKGKKEELEDGGELHVLIKEAKNLVGVKLGATLDTFVKGYLFPIKAKSTKRKTRLVKKNLNPHYDYIFVYKELSLEQLQEMCLELTVWDKETVVSNEFLGGVRLSSGKGRVLIGKEEVEMDSVGEEVSLWEKMMQYPDSWAEGTLPLRSTMKKGN; encoded by the exons ATGCCTCAGGCCGCAGAGGCCATCAACCTGAGCTTCCTGTCCGAGTACGAGCAGGAGCTGATCCTGGAGGTGCTGCGGCGGGACGAGGAGCTGAGGCAGGCCGAGGACCGGCGCGTGCG GAAGTTAAAGGGGGAGCTGCTGGACGTGAAGCGGAAAGGCGCCAAACGCGGCAGCGGCAAATACAGTCCGCGCAGCTGCGGCAGGTGCCTGGAGCCCCTGAGCATCCTGACTGTTTTCTCCAGCCAGTGTAAGGTGTGCAACCACGACGTGTGTCAGAGCTGCCGGACCGTCTACCCCAACGGCTCCTGGCTGTGCAGCGTCTGCGCCAAAGAGTC GGATCTGAAGAAGCAGACGGGGGACTGGTTCTACGATCAGAGGGTGAACCGTTTCTCGGCGCTGCCTGGACGCGACTTGGTTAAAGTCTCGCTGAAAAAGAAGGTTCAGT CTAAGCGTGAGACCACTGGGGAAGCGATTCTGAGAAGCGCTGAAGTAAATCCAGGCCTTCCCGTCCCCCTGCCACGAAATAGATCCAGGGATCCCCCCGGCGGCATCAAAGG CAGTTTCAGTGAAAATTCAGGATTTCACGCTTCCCGGGAATCGGTCGAATCAAAAGAAGAGAGCTGGGCCAAGCCCTCGCAAAGTGACACCGAGTCGGCAGAGAACGGAAGCATAATCAGCAATAAGACGGGGACGGAGTCTGGCTGCGTGACCCCCGAGCAGCAACG GAGAGACGGCCGGTTGGTTCCTGCCAGCCCACCAGGCTCCGGCATCGCCACCGCCGCCGTCCCGCCCAGAGAAGCGGACTCG GAGGCGTCATCGGCGCGTCCGAGCCTGGATCTGGATGTTGAAAGGCTCTTTAAGAAAAGCATCAAACGGGACCCGCGGGCCAACG agtattTATCAACTCTAGACCTACGTGATGGATCTGCCAGGACAGGGGCCTCGATGGGGACGAGGAGCCGCTCTGTACCAGGATTGGATACACGG gaagatggagaggaggaggaggaggaggaagatatTGACAAACTGGTCAGTTTCCATAAAAGATCAATGGCGTCCAGCTCGTCCAGCCTGTACTCGAAG AGTACGCTGGGCAGCCTCATGAGCATTTACAGCGAGACGGGCGACTTTGACAGCGTGGAGGTGAGCGGAGACGTCGTCTTCTCCCTCAGCTACGACAACACCACAAGCAGCCTGCAGGTCTTCATCAAGGAGTGCCACGGGCTGGCGTACGGTGACGCCTCGCGGCGCCTTTCCAACCC ctACGTCAAATGTTATCTGCTCCCCGACAAAACGCGCCAGAGCAAGAGGAAGACCGGCGTCAAGAGGAACACGGTGGACCCCGTCTACAACGAGACCCTGCAG TATTCCATCAACCGCTCCCAGCTGCTCACTCGCTCCGTCCTGATCTCCGTTTGGCACCACGGTCGGCTGAGCCGCAACACCTTCCTGGGCGAGGCGGAGATTCCTCTGGACAGCCGAGACCTTGAGTCAACACACCTGGACCGCGTGGCGCTCCTGGCGAAG GACGCTGCTCCTCCCCCTTCACTTTTCAGTCACTACAAAGGAGAGCTGGTGATTTCCTTGAAGTTTATCCCCCCTAAGAAGTCGCCGTTTCCCTTATCAAAAG gaaaaaaggaggagctggaggacggaggagaacTGCACGTCCTCATCAAGGAAGCCAAAAACCTCGTTGGGGTGAAACTGGGGGCAACGCTGGATACGTTTGTGAAAGG TTACTTGTTCCCGATCAAGGCGAAGAGCACGAAGAGGAAGACCAGGCTGGTGAAGAAGAACCTCAACCCTCATTACGACTACATATTTGTCTACAAGGAGCTCagtctggagcagctgcaggagatgtgTCTGGAGCTGACCGTGTGGGATAAGGAGACTGTGGTGAGCAACGAGTTCCTGGGAGGAGTCCGTCTAAGCTCTGGCAAAG GCAGAGTATTAATaggaaaagaggaggtggagatggactCAGTGGGAGAGGAAGTGAGTCTGTGGGAGAAGATGATGCAGTACCCGGACTCGTGGGCAGAGGGCACTCTTCCGCTGCGATCCACCATGAAAAAGGGCAACTGA
- the sytl4 gene encoding synaptotagmin-like protein 4 isoform X1, whose amino-acid sequence MPQAAEAINLSFLSEYEQELILEVLRRDEELRQAEDRRVRKLKGELLDVKRKGAKRGSGKYSPRSCGRCLEPLSILTVFSSQCKVCNHDVCQSCRTVYPNGSWLCSVCAKESDLKKQTGDWFYDQRVNRFSALPGRDLVKVSLKKKVQSKRETTGEAILRSAEVNPGLPVPLPRNRSRDPPGGIKGSFSENSGFHASRESVESKEESWAKPSQSDTESAENGSIISNKTGTESGCVTPEQQRRDGRLVPASPPGSGIATAAVPPREADSEASSARPSLDLDVERLFKKSIKRDPRANEYLSTLDLRDGSARTGASMGTRSRSVPGLDTREDGEEEEEEEDIDKLVSFHKRSMASSSSSLYSKSTLGSLMSIYSETGDFDSVEVSGDVVFSLSYDNTTSSLQVFIKECHGLAYGDASRRLSNPYVKCYLLPDKTRQSKRKTGVKRNTVDPVYNETLQYSINRSQLLTRSVLISVWHHGRLSRNTFLGEAEIPLDSRDLESTHLDRVALLAKQDAAPPPSLFSHYKGELVISLKFIPPKKSPFPLSKGKKEELEDGGELHVLIKEAKNLVGVKLGATLDTFVKGYLFPIKAKSTKRKTRLVKKNLNPHYDYIFVYKELSLEQLQEMCLELTVWDKETVVSNEFLGGVRLSSGKGRVLIGKEEVEMDSVGEEVSLWEKMMQYPDSWAEGTLPLRSTMKKGN is encoded by the exons ATGCCTCAGGCCGCAGAGGCCATCAACCTGAGCTTCCTGTCCGAGTACGAGCAGGAGCTGATCCTGGAGGTGCTGCGGCGGGACGAGGAGCTGAGGCAGGCCGAGGACCGGCGCGTGCG GAAGTTAAAGGGGGAGCTGCTGGACGTGAAGCGGAAAGGCGCCAAACGCGGCAGCGGCAAATACAGTCCGCGCAGCTGCGGCAGGTGCCTGGAGCCCCTGAGCATCCTGACTGTTTTCTCCAGCCAGTGTAAGGTGTGCAACCACGACGTGTGTCAGAGCTGCCGGACCGTCTACCCCAACGGCTCCTGGCTGTGCAGCGTCTGCGCCAAAGAGTC GGATCTGAAGAAGCAGACGGGGGACTGGTTCTACGATCAGAGGGTGAACCGTTTCTCGGCGCTGCCTGGACGCGACTTGGTTAAAGTCTCGCTGAAAAAGAAGGTTCAGT CTAAGCGTGAGACCACTGGGGAAGCGATTCTGAGAAGCGCTGAAGTAAATCCAGGCCTTCCCGTCCCCCTGCCACGAAATAGATCCAGGGATCCCCCCGGCGGCATCAAAGG CAGTTTCAGTGAAAATTCAGGATTTCACGCTTCCCGGGAATCGGTCGAATCAAAAGAAGAGAGCTGGGCCAAGCCCTCGCAAAGTGACACCGAGTCGGCAGAGAACGGAAGCATAATCAGCAATAAGACGGGGACGGAGTCTGGCTGCGTGACCCCCGAGCAGCAACG GAGAGACGGCCGGTTGGTTCCTGCCAGCCCACCAGGCTCCGGCATCGCCACCGCCGCCGTCCCGCCCAGAGAAGCGGACTCG GAGGCGTCATCGGCGCGTCCGAGCCTGGATCTGGATGTTGAAAGGCTCTTTAAGAAAAGCATCAAACGGGACCCGCGGGCCAACG agtattTATCAACTCTAGACCTACGTGATGGATCTGCCAGGACAGGGGCCTCGATGGGGACGAGGAGCCGCTCTGTACCAGGATTGGATACACGG gaagatggagaggaggaggaggaggaggaagatatTGACAAACTGGTCAGTTTCCATAAAAGATCAATGGCGTCCAGCTCGTCCAGCCTGTACTCGAAG AGTACGCTGGGCAGCCTCATGAGCATTTACAGCGAGACGGGCGACTTTGACAGCGTGGAGGTGAGCGGAGACGTCGTCTTCTCCCTCAGCTACGACAACACCACAAGCAGCCTGCAGGTCTTCATCAAGGAGTGCCACGGGCTGGCGTACGGTGACGCCTCGCGGCGCCTTTCCAACCC ctACGTCAAATGTTATCTGCTCCCCGACAAAACGCGCCAGAGCAAGAGGAAGACCGGCGTCAAGAGGAACACGGTGGACCCCGTCTACAACGAGACCCTGCAG TATTCCATCAACCGCTCCCAGCTGCTCACTCGCTCCGTCCTGATCTCCGTTTGGCACCACGGTCGGCTGAGCCGCAACACCTTCCTGGGCGAGGCGGAGATTCCTCTGGACAGCCGAGACCTTGAGTCAACACACCTGGACCGCGTGGCGCTCCTGGCGAAG CAGGACGCTGCTCCTCCCCCTTCACTTTTCAGTCACTACAAAGGAGAGCTGGTGATTTCCTTGAAGTTTATCCCCCCTAAGAAGTCGCCGTTTCCCTTATCAAAAG gaaaaaaggaggagctggaggacggaggagaacTGCACGTCCTCATCAAGGAAGCCAAAAACCTCGTTGGGGTGAAACTGGGGGCAACGCTGGATACGTTTGTGAAAGG TTACTTGTTCCCGATCAAGGCGAAGAGCACGAAGAGGAAGACCAGGCTGGTGAAGAAGAACCTCAACCCTCATTACGACTACATATTTGTCTACAAGGAGCTCagtctggagcagctgcaggagatgtgTCTGGAGCTGACCGTGTGGGATAAGGAGACTGTGGTGAGCAACGAGTTCCTGGGAGGAGTCCGTCTAAGCTCTGGCAAAG GCAGAGTATTAATaggaaaagaggaggtggagatggactCAGTGGGAGAGGAAGTGAGTCTGTGGGAGAAGATGATGCAGTACCCGGACTCGTGGGCAGAGGGCACTCTTCCGCTGCGATCCACCATGAAAAAGGGCAACTGA